The following nucleotide sequence is from Pseudomonas sp. S09G 359.
TTTCGGTGTGGCGCGTTTCTAACAGGAGAATAAGCACCATGATCTTCACCCAGGAACACCAGGAACTGCGTCGCAGCGTCCGCGCCTTCGTCGACCGCGAGATCAACCCCCATGTGGACGAATGGGAAAAAGCCGGGCGCTTTCCCATCCACGACATCTTCCGCAAGGCCGGTGACCTGGGCCTGCTGGGCATTTCCAAGCCGGAAAAATTCGGCGGCATGGGCCTGGACTACAGCTATTCGATCGTCGCCGCCGAAGAGTTCGGCACCATCCACTGCGGCGGCATCCCCATGTCCATCGGCGTGCAGACCGACATGTGCACCCCCGCCCTCGCCCGCTTCGGCTCCGATGAACTGCGCGACGAATTCCTGCGCCCGGCCATCAGCGGCGAGCAGGTCGGCTGTATCGGCGTTTCGGAAACCGGTGCCGGTTCCGATGTGGCCGGGCTCAAGACCCACGCGCGCAAGGACGGCGACGACTACGTGATCAACGGCAGCAAAATGTGGATCACCAACTCGCCCAGCGCCGACTTTATCTGCCTGCTGGCCAACACCTCCGACGACAAGCCGCACATCAACAAGTCGCTGATCATGCTGCCGATGAACACGCCAGGCATCAGCGTCAGCCCGCCCCTGGAAAAACTCGGCATGCAC
It contains:
- the atuD gene encoding citronellyl-CoA dehydrogenase, which translates into the protein MIFTQEHQELRRSVRAFVDREINPHVDEWEKAGRFPIHDIFRKAGDLGLLGISKPEKFGGMGLDYSYSIVAAEEFGTIHCGGIPMSIGVQTDMCTPALARFGSDELRDEFLRPAISGEQVGCIGVSETGAGSDVAGLKTHARKDGDDYVINGSKMWITNSPSADFICLLANTSDDKPHINKSLIMLPMNTPGISVSPPLEKLGMHSSETAQVFFDGVRIPQRNRIGHEGAGFMMQMLQFQEERLFGAANMIKGLEQCIDSTIAYCKERQTFGKALIDNQVIHFRLAELATEIECLRALVYQATEQYIKGQDVTRLASMAKLKAGRLGREVSDSCLQYWGGMGFMWDNPVARAYRDVRLVSIGGGADEIMLGIICKLMGTLPGKKP